In Agrobacterium vitis, one genomic interval encodes:
- a CDS encoding amino acid ABC transporter permease, translated as MASIGPNELFFLLQGLKWTLALTAIGFVGGGFFGLCVALARVAENAALRKATAGYIAVFQGTPLLMQLFVVYYGVALLGLDVDAWIAVAIAFTLHASAFLGDIWRGGIQAVPKGQTEAAKALGLHYGSIMKDVVLPQAFKVSLPATIGFLVQLIKGTSLAAIVGFVELSRAGQIVSNQTFRPLTVFAIVGIIYFLICWPLSLWGARKEKRLQAAAR; from the coding sequence ATGGCTTCTATCGGACCCAATGAACTGTTCTTCCTGCTGCAAGGTTTGAAATGGACGCTGGCATTGACCGCCATCGGCTTTGTCGGCGGCGGATTCTTCGGTCTTTGCGTCGCTTTGGCCCGGGTGGCCGAGAACGCAGCTCTGCGCAAGGCGACCGCTGGCTATATCGCTGTCTTCCAAGGCACGCCGCTGCTGATGCAACTCTTCGTCGTCTATTACGGCGTTGCGTTGCTCGGTCTGGACGTGGATGCCTGGATCGCCGTCGCCATTGCCTTCACGCTGCATGCCAGCGCCTTCCTGGGCGATATCTGGCGCGGCGGCATTCAGGCGGTTCCCAAGGGACAGACGGAAGCCGCCAAGGCGCTCGGCCTGCATTACGGATCGATCATGAAGGACGTGGTGCTGCCGCAGGCTTTCAAAGTCTCCCTGCCCGCCACCATCGGGTTTCTGGTACAATTGATCAAAGGGACTTCGCTCGCCGCCATTGTCGGCTTCGTGGAACTGTCGCGGGCGGGGCAGATCGTCTCCAACCAGACATTCCGGCCGCTGACGGTCTTTGCCATCGTCGGCATCATCTATTTCCTGATTTGCTGGCCGCTTTCACTCTGGGGCGCCAGAAAAGAGAAACGGCTGCAAGCCGCCGCCCGGTAA
- the treY gene encoding malto-oligosyltrehalose synthase, which yields MTIPTATYRLQFRNGITFDHAIDLIPHLKSMSISHLYASPIFTAITGSTHGYDVVDANEIEPVIGGKAGFDRMCAALAKADIGLILDIVPNHMAASVENAWWYDVLRNGSRSAYAGHFDIDWSRKLTLPVLGKTLEDALGDGELTIIRDDNADRFSLAYFETHIPLSDESIEQMLVSEKTDRATLAEVLASPEKIRALLDAQHWQLQHWKQAAESLSYRRFFEVTGLVGVCVEKPQVFEDSHQLILDLVRSGQVQGLRIDHVDGLADPAGYLDRLREAAGPQTYITVEKILGAGEVIASSWPVSGTTGYEFITALSQLYIDGDGLERLQQAYNDTDAGAADYVKGLRDAKTRMVQRNFKGEVTRLVALSQSIGTGHGEDELRKAIQELLIAFPVYRTYGYHGGLDAQDKIVLEQVVAQARLWGVDEGALGAIERLLLGGFEAEAADEFRTRFQQLSGPVMAKALEDTLFYRYNRLIAANEVGGEPAHPPGGVSAFHAAMAERLQTQKHGLTASSTHDTKRGEDARARLYTLSEGADAWIDGVSRWRQMHRGNLTSLLDGPAPDPNVEWMLYQALAGIWLAPTEATDPATLTDRFLAYTEKALREAKVRTDWAEPNEAFEQAVRTYAEQLVSPENRSFLTDFSDTLRPFMAAGEVNSLSQTLIKLTAPGVPDIYQGTEGKDDSLVDPDNRRIIDYHALAAELSAPANERPVSFIQRKQRLIREVLALRSRHASLFADGDYVPLEVTGHARDNVIAFARVQGNDIALTIAPRLVFGRIDPETARVAAAFWADTRIVWPESVQGPLHNILSGRSFNREQMLVSDLLDGKDIALLVTPSLTAIDIQG from the coding sequence ATGACCATCCCAACAGCGACCTACCGCCTGCAATTTCGAAACGGCATTACATTCGATCATGCTATCGATCTGATTCCCCATTTGAAATCGATGAGCATCAGCCATCTCTATGCATCCCCGATCTTCACGGCCATCACGGGCTCCACCCACGGCTATGATGTGGTGGACGCCAACGAGATCGAACCGGTCATTGGCGGGAAAGCCGGTTTCGATCGGATGTGCGCGGCGCTTGCAAAGGCGGATATCGGTCTGATCCTCGATATCGTTCCCAACCATATGGCGGCTTCGGTTGAAAACGCCTGGTGGTACGACGTGCTGCGCAATGGCAGCCGTAGCGCCTATGCCGGGCATTTCGATATTGACTGGAGCCGGAAGCTGACGTTACCGGTGCTTGGCAAGACCCTTGAGGATGCGCTTGGCGATGGTGAGCTGACGATCATACGGGATGATAACGCTGACCGGTTTAGTCTTGCCTATTTCGAAACGCATATTCCCTTGAGTGACGAAAGCATTGAGCAGATGCTTGTCTCTGAAAAGACCGACCGGGCGACCTTGGCCGAGGTGCTCGCCTCGCCTGAAAAAATCAGGGCTTTACTCGATGCCCAGCATTGGCAGCTTCAACATTGGAAACAGGCCGCCGAAAGCCTGAGTTATCGCCGCTTTTTCGAAGTCACCGGCCTGGTGGGTGTCTGCGTGGAAAAACCGCAGGTGTTTGAAGACAGCCACCAGCTGATCCTCGATCTGGTGCGGTCAGGGCAGGTTCAAGGATTGCGGATCGATCATGTCGATGGGTTGGCCGATCCGGCTGGTTATCTCGACCGCCTGCGCGAGGCGGCGGGGCCGCAGACCTATATCACTGTCGAGAAAATTCTGGGGGCAGGCGAGGTGATTGCGTCGAGCTGGCCGGTGTCCGGCACGACGGGCTATGAGTTCATCACCGCCCTGTCGCAGCTCTACATCGATGGCGACGGGCTGGAGCGTCTTCAGCAGGCCTATAACGACACCGACGCAGGCGCTGCGGACTATGTCAAAGGCCTGCGGGATGCCAAGACCCGGATGGTTCAACGCAATTTCAAGGGTGAAGTCACCCGATTGGTGGCGCTGTCGCAATCGATTGGCACCGGCCACGGCGAAGACGAGTTGCGCAAGGCGATACAGGAATTGCTGATCGCTTTCCCAGTCTACCGGACTTATGGCTATCACGGTGGCCTTGATGCGCAGGACAAAATCGTCCTGGAACAGGTCGTTGCGCAGGCTCGGCTCTGGGGCGTGGACGAGGGAGCGCTTGGTGCTATCGAACGCCTGTTGCTCGGCGGGTTCGAGGCGGAGGCGGCAGATGAGTTCCGCACCCGTTTCCAGCAGTTGAGCGGTCCTGTCATGGCTAAGGCGTTGGAAGATACGCTGTTCTACCGCTACAACCGCCTGATTGCCGCAAACGAGGTTGGTGGTGAACCAGCCCATCCGCCGGGTGGTGTGAGCGCCTTCCACGCCGCTATGGCTGAGCGCTTGCAGACCCAGAAGCATGGTCTCACTGCAAGCTCGACCCATGATACCAAGCGTGGCGAGGATGCGCGCGCCCGTCTCTACACTCTGTCGGAAGGGGCGGATGCCTGGATCGACGGTGTGAGCCGCTGGCGCCAGATGCATCGCGGCAATCTCACCTCTTTACTAGACGGTCCCGCGCCCGATCCGAATGTGGAGTGGATGCTGTACCAGGCTTTGGCGGGGATCTGGCTCGCGCCGACCGAAGCTACCGATCCTGCCACGCTGACCGACCGCTTTCTGGCCTATACTGAAAAAGCGCTTCGGGAGGCCAAGGTGCGAACGGACTGGGCCGAGCCAAACGAGGCTTTCGAACAGGCGGTTCGGACCTATGCCGAACAGTTGGTGTCACCGGAAAACCGAAGCTTCCTGACGGATTTCAGTGATACGCTTCGGCCCTTCATGGCGGCGGGCGAGGTCAACAGTCTTTCCCAGACGCTGATCAAGCTCACGGCGCCGGGCGTGCCGGATATTTATCAGGGAACCGAGGGCAAAGACGACAGTCTGGTCGATCCGGACAATCGTCGCATCATCGATTATCATGCGCTGGCAGCCGAGCTGAGTGCGCCCGCAAATGAGCGCCCCGTCTCTTTCATTCAGCGCAAGCAAAGGCTGATCCGGGAGGTGCTTGCCCTTCGCAGCCGCCATGCCAGCCTGTTCGCTGACGGTGATTACGTGCCGTTGGAGGTCACTGGTCATGCCCGGGATAACGTCATCGCTTTCGCTCGGGTACAAGGCAATGATATCGCGTTGACCATCGCGCCAAGATTGGTGTTTGGCCGGATCGATCCTGAGACGGCAAGGGTTGCTGCGGCGTTCTGGGCGGATACCAGGATTGTTTGGCCTGAGAGCGTGCAGGGACCGTTGCACAATATTCTGTCGGGCCGGTCGTTCAATCGTGAACAGATGCTGGTGTCAGATCTGCTCGACGGCAAAGATATCGCCCTGCTGGTGACGCCTTCACTCACTGCAATCGACATTCAGGGATAG
- the treZ gene encoding malto-oligosyltrehalose trehalohydrolase, whose amino-acid sequence MQDMTFGPVLSDNGTIFSLWAPLQEKVLLKIEEQEPCPMTAGENGWHSAEVSGVGAGCRYNFILADGLAVPDPASRFQPDDVHGPSEVIDPTYAWQQTQWQGLPWEEIVIYELHVGSFTPAGTFTAIIERLDHLKNLGVTALQLMPISDFPGCWNWGYDGVLPYAPDSSYGRPEDLKRLVDEAHARGICIFLDVVYNHFGPDGNYLPAYAPIFTDKHITPWGPGVNYDGDQSEAVREFVVRNAMYWVDEFRVDGLRFDAVHAIEDERKPHILHDIARRTRACAPGRAVHLIVENEDNNVALLERNENGAPIHFTAQWNDDIHHVLHITATGENFGYYQDYADDTSKLGRALAEGFVYQGEHMPYSGKERGMPSTHLPPTAFISFIQNHDQIGNRAMGDRMAASQPSEALKALAAVYLLAPQIPMLFMGEEWGAKTPFPFFCDFNEELNEAVRQGRRKELSRLPGFDADDASDPTAQTTFNSAKLSWEPDQQDADILKFYRELLALRKQKITPLLRDTYGHVASHSSQGPVTTVRWTFREQKLTLTANLSAETVKTPVVASGECFFTFGPQPDNQLGPWTVAWHIEPR is encoded by the coding sequence ATGCAGGACATGACATTTGGCCCGGTTCTTTCCGACAACGGCACGATCTTCAGCCTTTGGGCGCCGCTTCAGGAAAAGGTTCTGCTGAAGATCGAGGAACAGGAGCCTTGTCCCATGACAGCCGGTGAAAATGGGTGGCACAGCGCCGAAGTGTCTGGGGTCGGGGCCGGATGCCGTTATAATTTCATCCTGGCAGATGGTCTTGCCGTTCCTGACCCCGCCTCACGATTCCAGCCCGACGATGTGCATGGGCCAAGCGAGGTCATCGACCCCACCTATGCCTGGCAGCAGACCCAATGGCAGGGACTACCCTGGGAAGAGATCGTCATCTATGAATTGCACGTTGGAAGTTTTACGCCCGCCGGGACGTTTACAGCGATCATCGAACGTCTGGACCACCTGAAAAACCTCGGCGTGACCGCGCTGCAACTCATGCCAATCAGCGACTTTCCAGGATGCTGGAACTGGGGCTATGACGGCGTATTGCCCTATGCGCCCGATAGCAGCTATGGCCGTCCTGAGGATCTGAAGCGGCTGGTGGACGAAGCCCATGCACGCGGCATCTGCATCTTTCTCGATGTGGTCTATAATCACTTCGGTCCTGATGGTAATTATCTGCCCGCCTATGCGCCAATCTTTACCGACAAGCACATCACGCCCTGGGGACCGGGTGTCAATTACGATGGCGACCAGTCGGAAGCCGTGCGTGAATTCGTCGTGCGCAATGCCATGTACTGGGTGGACGAGTTTCGGGTTGACGGACTGCGCTTCGACGCGGTTCACGCCATAGAAGACGAGCGCAAGCCCCATATCCTGCATGATATCGCCAGGCGGACACGCGCTTGCGCACCCGGACGCGCCGTGCATCTGATCGTCGAGAATGAAGACAACAATGTAGCCCTGCTCGAACGTAATGAAAATGGTGCGCCCATCCATTTCACCGCGCAGTGGAATGACGACATTCACCATGTCCTGCACATCACGGCCACCGGTGAAAATTTTGGCTATTATCAGGATTACGCAGACGACACCTCTAAGCTCGGTCGGGCGCTGGCAGAGGGCTTTGTCTACCAAGGCGAGCACATGCCCTATAGCGGGAAGGAAAGGGGCATGCCGAGCACCCACTTGCCACCGACCGCATTCATTTCCTTTATCCAGAACCATGACCAGATCGGCAATCGCGCCATGGGCGACAGGATGGCCGCATCGCAACCATCAGAGGCGTTGAAAGCACTGGCGGCGGTTTATCTGCTGGCCCCGCAGATCCCCATGCTGTTCATGGGAGAGGAATGGGGCGCCAAGACCCCGTTTCCGTTCTTTTGCGATTTCAACGAAGAGCTGAATGAAGCGGTAAGGCAGGGACGGCGCAAGGAATTGTCAAGGTTGCCCGGCTTCGATGCCGATGATGCATCCGACCCAACAGCACAGACAACATTCAACAGCGCCAAACTGTCATGGGAGCCAGACCAGCAAGACGCAGATATTTTGAAATTTTACCGCGAATTGCTGGCGTTGCGTAAACAGAAAATCACTCCTCTGCTTCGTGATACGTACGGCCATGTCGCCAGCCATAGCAGTCAGGGACCCGTGACAACTGTGCGCTGGACGTTCCGTGAACAGAAATTGACACTCACCGCCAATCTGTCTGCCGAGACTGTTAAAACCCCTGTAGTGGCAAGCGGCGAATGCTTCTTCACCTTCGGCCCCCAGCCAGACAACCAGCTCGGTCCCTGGACCGTTGCTTGGCATATCGAGCCTCGCTGA
- a CDS encoding amino acid ABC transporter permease, translating to MGYTLDFSVVIERLPELILACLATIGLAIAGMSIATIIGIFGVVARRSPSRILRGATIGFVELIRNTPFLVQIFFIFFALPQIGVRLNPTVTAIVALGLNGGAYAIEIIRGGVDSIGKGQVEAGLALGLHRAQILRHIILKPALRAVYPSLTSQFVMLTLTTSVCTSIAAYELTSVAQKIEADTFRSFEVYFSITLLYLVISSLMMGAFALISRIFFSYPVK from the coding sequence ATGGGTTACACTCTCGACTTTTCGGTTGTGATCGAGCGTTTGCCGGAATTGATCCTGGCATGCCTCGCAACCATTGGTCTTGCCATCGCAGGCATGTCCATTGCCACCATCATTGGCATTTTCGGGGTTGTTGCGCGCCGGTCACCCTCGCGTATCCTCAGGGGCGCCACGATCGGTTTTGTCGAACTGATCCGAAATACGCCCTTCCTCGTCCAGATCTTCTTCATCTTCTTCGCCCTTCCGCAAATCGGCGTCCGGCTCAACCCGACCGTCACGGCAATTGTCGCTCTCGGCCTGAACGGCGGGGCCTATGCCATTGAGATCATTCGCGGCGGTGTGGACTCCATTGGCAAGGGGCAAGTGGAGGCGGGTCTTGCGCTCGGCCTGCACCGGGCGCAAATCCTGCGCCACATCATTCTCAAGCCAGCTTTACGCGCCGTCTACCCTTCGCTCACCAGCCAGTTCGTCATGCTGACGCTGACAACCTCGGTCTGTACGTCAATTGCAGCTTACGAATTAACGTCCGTTGCCCAGAAAATCGAAGCGGATACGTTCCGGTCCTTCGAGGTCTATTTCTCGATCACCCTGCTTTACCTGGTGATTTCCTCGCTGATGATGGGGGCTTTTGCGCTCATTTCCCGCATTTTCTTCAGTTACCCGGTAAAGTGA
- a CDS encoding transporter substrate-binding domain-containing protein, whose product MKSTTTTIKRRTALALIAAAAAMPLVAPATAFAGTLEQAKAKGKVVIGIQGDNSPWGFVNSSGVQDGLDADIGKAYADYLGVKAEFVPLAVANRIPALMTGKVDILFATMGMTADRAKTIQFSKPYAGNVLSVYGPKDKKIGSYDDLTGVSVGVPKSSAMDTAITAGAGSKASILRFDDDAANIQALVSGQVEAVGGNQFYGDRLNAAAAGKYETKFDLVTLYNGAGMRPGEKDWNESINSFIDKIKADGQLAKIYAKWMKRDVPAFPDSLPDIPFTAK is encoded by the coding sequence ATGAAATCCACGACAACGACAATCAAGCGCCGCACAGCGCTCGCCCTCATCGCGGCAGCGGCGGCCATGCCGCTCGTCGCCCCCGCCACGGCCTTCGCCGGGACGCTGGAACAGGCCAAGGCCAAAGGCAAAGTGGTGATCGGCATTCAGGGCGACAATTCGCCTTGGGGCTTTGTCAATTCCAGCGGCGTGCAGGACGGTCTGGATGCCGATATCGGCAAGGCCTATGCAGACTATCTCGGCGTCAAGGCCGAATTCGTGCCGCTGGCCGTGGCAAACCGCATTCCAGCCCTGATGACCGGCAAGGTCGATATCCTGTTTGCAACAATGGGTATGACTGCCGACCGCGCCAAGACCATCCAGTTCTCCAAGCCCTATGCTGGCAACGTGCTGTCGGTCTACGGTCCGAAGGACAAGAAGATCGGAAGCTATGACGATCTGACCGGCGTTTCCGTCGGCGTGCCGAAATCCAGTGCCATGGATACCGCCATCACCGCTGGCGCAGGCAGCAAGGCCAGCATCCTGCGTTTCGATGATGACGCAGCAAACATCCAGGCTCTGGTTTCAGGTCAGGTCGAGGCTGTTGGTGGCAACCAGTTCTATGGCGATCGGCTGAACGCTGCCGCTGCGGGCAAGTATGAAACGAAGTTCGACCTCGTCACGCTCTATAACGGCGCGGGCATGCGTCCGGGCGAGAAGGACTGGAACGAAAGCATCAACAGCTTCATCGACAAGATCAAGGCCGATGGCCAACTGGCAAAGATCTACGCCAAGTGGATGAAGCGCGATGTTCCGGCATTCCCGGATTCGCTTCCGGACATCCCGTTCACCGCGAAGTGA